From the Aminivibrio sp. genome, one window contains:
- a CDS encoding glucosamine-6-phosphate deaminase, whose protein sequence is MNILVFDTPDELAAAAAKRGGELLRKTVEEKGWARLMLSTGASQFGTLRELVSQPVDWAKVEMFHLDEYVGLPKNHGASFRRYLHERFVSKVNPGRVHFVNWEGDIEQNMKALSEEISKAPVDVAFIGIGENGHIAFNDPPADFETEEPFLLVTLDSACRQQQVGEGWFPTVDDVPKQAITASVRQILKSRTILASVPFRVKAEAVRKTLQSPVDPAVPASILKTHPDVTLYLDRESASLAGEFLPDRVRGGER, encoded by the coding sequence ATGAACATTCTCGTTTTTGATACGCCCGACGAACTCGCCGCCGCTGCGGCGAAGCGGGGAGGTGAACTTCTCCGGAAAACCGTGGAGGAAAAGGGATGGGCCCGGCTGATGCTCTCCACGGGAGCATCCCAGTTCGGAACCCTCCGGGAACTCGTCTCCCAGCCGGTGGACTGGGCAAAAGTAGAGATGTTCCACCTGGACGAGTACGTCGGACTCCCAAAAAATCACGGAGCAAGCTTCCGCCGGTACCTGCATGAGAGGTTCGTCTCGAAGGTCAACCCCGGCAGGGTCCATTTCGTCAACTGGGAGGGCGATATCGAGCAGAACATGAAGGCCCTCTCGGAGGAGATATCCAAAGCCCCAGTGGACGTGGCCTTCATCGGCATCGGGGAGAACGGCCACATCGCTTTCAACGACCCCCCCGCCGACTTCGAGACGGAAGAACCCTTTCTCCTGGTCACCCTCGACTCTGCCTGCAGACAGCAGCAGGTGGGGGAGGGGTGGTTCCCCACGGTGGACGACGTGCCGAAGCAGGCCATAACGGCTTCGGTCCGCCAGATACTCAAGAGCCGCACCATCCTCGCCTCCGTCCCCTTCAGGGTGAAGGCGGAGGCTGTGCGGAAAACCCTGCAGAGCCCGGTGGACCCGGCAGTCCCGGCGTCAATCCTCAAGACCCACCCGGACGTGACCCTCTACCTCGACCGGGAGTCCGCCTCCCTCGCCGGGGAG
- a CDS encoding Gfo/Idh/MocA family oxidoreductase, with translation MKKVRIGMVGAGFISRIHLEAYKRVYGLQASVEAVCARSAGTKDFAAAYGIPKVYSDYHDLMKDPDIDVVDICTPPQLHAVMIEEFLSAGKHVISEKPFTGYFGAPGDVQPVGKVCKQKMYDAVLEGMERTADIVRKSGRLFCYAEDWVYAPAVAKASEILKKTRDKILFLKAEESHSGSHAWHAAEWARTGGGSMIRQGCHPLSAVLHLKKTEAEARGEAFSVESVVCDTGVVTEKLTKEERRFIAANPVDVEDWSMLSLTFGDGTKATVFSGDFVTGGVRNLIEFNTNTGTLVCNIAPNNGMMTYAADASVLKDVYLTEKVETTAGWQYVLLDEESARGYLQEAQDFMECVATGRQPLSGLDLAYETIRITYAGYLSAEKGARVKL, from the coding sequence ATGAAAAAAGTGAGAATCGGAATGGTCGGCGCGGGATTCATCTCCCGCATCCACCTGGAAGCCTACAAGCGGGTCTACGGGCTTCAGGCCTCGGTGGAGGCCGTCTGCGCCCGCAGCGCCGGCACGAAGGACTTTGCCGCTGCCTACGGCATCCCGAAGGTGTACTCCGACTATCATGACCTCATGAAAGATCCCGACATCGACGTGGTGGACATTTGCACCCCGCCCCAGCTCCACGCCGTCATGATAGAGGAGTTCCTTTCCGCCGGCAAACACGTGATCTCCGAAAAACCCTTCACCGGCTACTTCGGCGCTCCGGGGGACGTGCAGCCCGTGGGGAAGGTCTGCAAGCAGAAAATGTACGACGCCGTCCTCGAGGGGATGGAGCGGACCGCCGACATCGTCCGGAAAAGCGGCAGGCTCTTCTGCTACGCCGAGGACTGGGTCTACGCCCCCGCCGTGGCCAAGGCATCGGAGATACTGAAGAAAACAAGGGACAAGATCCTCTTCCTCAAGGCCGAGGAGAGCCACAGCGGCTCCCACGCCTGGCATGCCGCCGAATGGGCCCGGACCGGCGGAGGCTCCATGATCCGCCAGGGGTGCCACCCTCTCTCGGCGGTCCTTCATCTCAAGAAGACGGAGGCCGAGGCCAGGGGAGAAGCCTTCTCCGTGGAGAGCGTGGTGTGCGACACCGGCGTGGTCACGGAAAAGCTCACGAAGGAAGAGCGAAGGTTCATCGCCGCCAACCCCGTGGACGTGGAGGACTGGTCCATGCTCTCCCTCACCTTCGGCGACGGTACCAAGGCCACCGTCTTCTCCGGCGACTTCGTCACCGGGGGCGTGAGGAATCTCATCGAGTTCAACACCAACACGGGAACCCTGGTCTGCAACATCGCCCCAAACAACGGCATGATGACCTACGCCGCCGACGCCTCCGTGCTGAAGGACGTCTACCTCACCGAGAAGGTGGAGACCACAGCGGGCTGGCAGTACGTCCTCCTGGACGAGGAATCCGCCCGGGGGTACCTCCAGGAGGCCCAGGACTTCATGGAGTGCGTGGCCACGGGCAGGCAGCCCCTCTCCGGGCTCGACCTCGCTTACGAGACCATAAGGATCACCTACGCGGGCTACCTCTCCGCCGAAAAGGGCGCGAGGGTGAAGCTGTAG
- a CDS encoding tripartite tricarboxylate transporter permease: MSIFVLFSEFMKLMNPSSIFNAFWATGFGIIVGMLPGLTATMGVALLTGLTFRFMPEQAMVVLISTYVGSIYGGSRSAILLNIPGTPANAATCLDGNPLARRGEAGYAIGLATTASGIGTFFGLVCLSVFSPLLGKIALQFGSWEFFVLSIFGIVICGNLTAPKDPLKGWIAGIAGLLLSQVGQDPIQALPRFTFGQLQLMGGLSLIPVLVGAYGVGEIIEVMQRPRDYTVRTKVQQVIPPLRDLFRYWKTILRSGIIGVLVGAIPGVGEDTASWISYDTAKRFSDHPEEFGKGSHEGLIAAETANNACIGGAIIPVLTLAVPGSAPAAVLLAAMWLHGIRPGPLLPIEQPFFIGTVTAIFLLSTIAMVVLGLSLVRPLVKVLQVPRMILMPLVFTLCCVGSFAVNGRLFDVYLMFLFGILGYFMRRNDFPAAPMVLGFILGPMADDNFRRAMIITGGDLSPFFTRPISIILWLLTLAVILSRSTLFRKMIRSLKK; encoded by the coding sequence ATGTCCATTTTCGTTCTGTTCTCCGAATTTATGAAACTGATGAATCCCTCCAGCATCTTCAACGCCTTCTGGGCCACCGGGTTCGGCATCATCGTCGGCATGCTCCCGGGCCTCACGGCCACCATGGGAGTGGCCCTCCTTACGGGGCTCACCTTCCGCTTTATGCCCGAGCAGGCCATGGTTGTCCTCATCTCAACCTACGTGGGGTCCATCTACGGGGGCAGCCGGTCGGCCATCCTCCTCAACATCCCGGGGACGCCCGCCAACGCCGCCACCTGTCTTGACGGCAACCCCCTCGCCCGCAGGGGAGAGGCGGGATACGCCATCGGCCTGGCCACCACAGCATCGGGAATCGGCACCTTCTTCGGTCTGGTCTGCCTCTCCGTCTTCTCGCCGCTTTTGGGAAAGATCGCCCTCCAGTTCGGATCGTGGGAGTTCTTCGTCCTCTCCATCTTCGGCATTGTCATCTGCGGCAACCTCACCGCCCCCAAAGACCCCCTGAAGGGGTGGATCGCCGGCATCGCTGGGCTGCTGCTCTCCCAGGTGGGGCAGGACCCTATCCAGGCCCTCCCGCGCTTCACCTTCGGCCAGCTCCAGCTCATGGGAGGCCTGTCCCTCATCCCCGTCCTCGTGGGAGCCTACGGTGTGGGCGAGATTATCGAGGTCATGCAGCGCCCCCGGGACTACACCGTCCGCACGAAGGTCCAGCAGGTCATCCCGCCCCTCAGGGACCTCTTCCGGTACTGGAAGACCATTCTGCGCTCCGGCATCATCGGCGTTCTCGTGGGGGCCATCCCCGGCGTGGGGGAGGACACGGCCTCGTGGATCTCCTATGACACCGCCAAGCGGTTCAGCGATCATCCCGAGGAGTTCGGCAAGGGGTCCCACGAAGGCCTCATCGCCGCCGAGACGGCGAACAACGCCTGCATCGGCGGAGCCATCATTCCGGTGCTCACCCTCGCCGTTCCCGGAAGCGCTCCGGCAGCGGTCCTCCTGGCCGCCATGTGGCTCCACGGCATTCGCCCCGGCCCGCTGCTGCCCATCGAGCAGCCCTTCTTCATCGGCACCGTCACCGCCATCTTCCTGCTGTCCACCATCGCCATGGTGGTCCTGGGCCTCTCCCTTGTCCGCCCACTGGTGAAGGTGCTCCAGGTGCCCCGGATGATCCTCATGCCCTTGGTCTTCACCCTCTGCTGCGTAGGCTCCTTCGCCGTGAACGGGCGGCTCTTCGACGTGTACCTCATGTTCCTCTTCGGGATCCTGGGGTACTTCATGCGGCGCAACGACTTTCCAGCCGCCCCCATGGTTTTGGGCTTCATCCTCGGCCCCATGGCGGACGACAACTTCCGGCGGGCCATGATCATCACCGGAGGGGACCTGTCCCCCTTCTTCACCCGCCCCATCTCGATCATACTCTGGCTGCTTACCCTCGCTGTCATCCTCAGCAGAAGCACCCTCTTCCGGAAGATGATCCGGAGCCTGAAAAAATAA